The Panicum hallii strain FIL2 chromosome 9, PHallii_v3.1, whole genome shotgun sequence genome has a window encoding:
- the LOC112875801 gene encoding vegetative cell wall protein gp1-like: protein MGTTANSSCLLLALVLLSSFFHCYHAAHHGRKHARPPPTTAAVVVGSVVHSGSEATNAIPAGTLVAVRCHDGNGRTVFRKEAVTDRLGRFHVRLAHEASGRLRSVTSCSVHLQHQSNNAPPCPATATSSGLRPVAPKRSGGARVFSAGVFPFRAPDLCGRKGIFFPPVPLVPEPPNIGGVPIPPNPITPAPPSLVPPVLPTPSPPSILPPLVPQPPPSSIIPPLLPPLVTAPPPPPPPQLLPPLFPGVPPSSASKNRRPGTP, encoded by the exons ATGGGTACTACGGCGAACTCTTCTTGCTTGCTCCTTGCTTTGGTGCTGCTCTCTTCCTTCTTCCACTGCTACCACGCCGCCCACCATGGCCGGAAGCACGCACGGCCACCACCGACGACCGCTGCCGTCGTCGTCGGCTCTGTCGTGCACTCCGGCTCAGAGGCCACAAACGCCATCCCTGCAG GCACCCTGGTCGCAGTCCGCTGCCACGACGGGAACGGCCGCACGGTCTTCCGGAAGGAAGCCGTCACCGACCGCCTCGGCAGGTTCCACGTCCGCCTAGCTCACGAGGCCAGCGGCCGGCTCCGGTCCGTCACGTCCTGCTCGGTGCACCTCCAGCACCAGTCGAACAacgcgccgccgtgccccgccACAGCGACCTCCAGCGGGCTCCGTCCCGTCGCCCCCAAGCgcagcggcggcgctcgcgtttTCTCCGCCGGCGTGTTCCCCTTCCGCGCACCCGACCTCTGCGGCCGAAAGGGCATCTTCTTCCCGCCGGTCCCCTTGGTGCCGGAGCCGCCGAACATCGGCGGCGTGCCGATCCCGCCGAACCCAATCACGCCAGCTCCGCCGTCTCTAGTGCCACCGGTCCTCCCCACGCCGTCTCCGCCGTCCATCCTGCCACCGCTTGTCCCACAGCCACCGCCGTCCTCGATAATACCACCGCTGTTGCCGCCGTTAGttaccgcgccgccgccgccacccccgccccagcttcttcctcccctgtttcctggcGTACCGCCGTCCTCCGCTTCCAAGAATCGACGGCCAGGGACTCCCTGA
- the LOC112872928 gene encoding cleavage and polyadenylation specificity factor subunit 4-like yields MGEQKRKFKLPGQFSNNSRPRFAPPQGIPFRTGGQSVNYGQNQYQRPNQQNQQQQAQRAGQSAQCPSFSQNRQNTPTRTPVRNNSPVPTGGNTFFRCGETSHYVNRCPKGNAQNIVGQFNNSGQR; encoded by the coding sequence atgggtgagcagaagaggaaGTTTAAGTTGCCAGGGCAGTTCAGCAATAACTCACGCCCTCGCTTCGCGCCCCCGCAAGGAATACCTTTTCGCACTGGAGGACAGAGTGTCAACTACGGGCAGAATCAATACCAGCGCCCCAACCAACAGaaccagcagcagcaagctcagcgTGCTGGTCAGTCAGCGCAGTGTCCCAGCTTCTCGCAGAATCGCCAGAACACCCCTACTAGAACACCTGTGAGGAACAATAGCCCTGTTCCCACTGGTGGTAACACGTTCTTCAGATGTGGCGAGACTAGTCACTACGTCAATCGTTGCCCCAAGGGAAATGCCCAGAACATTGtaggccagttcaacaacagtggacagaggtAG